The genome window AACAAGAAGAAAAGCCAAACTGTTGTACTTGAATTATCCCAACAATCCCACGGGAGCATGCGCAACCAGGGAATTTTTTGAGAAGGTTATAAAATTTGCCAAGGAGAACAATGTCATAGTTGTTCATGATGCCGCCTACGCCGGGCTGATGTTCGACGGGGAGAAGCCGTTAGCTTTCCTCTCAATCGAAGGGGCTAAGGATGTGGGGGTAGAATTGTTTTCCTTATCCAAAGCGTACAATATGACCGGCTGGAGACTTGCCGCTGTCGCTGGTAATGAACTGGTTATCAAAGGATTTGCCACGGTGAAGGATAACAATGATTCCGGGCAGTTTATCGCTATCCAAAAAGCCGGGATTTATGCTTTGGAGCATCCTGAGATCACGGAAAAAATCAGCGAAAAGTATTCAAGAAGGCATAATATGCTTGTGTCGGCACTGAATGAGGTTGGATTTAGCGCCAGAAAACCAAAAGGCTCATTCTACCTTTATGTTAAAGCTCCGAAGGGCATCAAGGGCGGCAGAAGGTTTGAAAATGCCGAGGACTTTTCCCAGTACCTGATTACAGAAAAGCTTATTTCAACCGTTCCGTGGGATGACGCGGGCAGTTACGTACGCTTCTCGGTAACTTTTATCGCGAACGGCATCGAGGAGGAAAAGAGAGTTGTGGATGAGATCAGGAGTAGACTGTCTGATGTGGAGTTCGA of Pelotomaculum isophthalicicum JI contains these proteins:
- a CDS encoding LL-diaminopimelate aminotransferase, giving the protein MPDSFVQNLFAERIGGPKFGKDTVIYKFEKIKRAKAAARKNHPGVEIIDLGVGEPDEMADQGIVAKLSEEAAKPENRGYSDNGIQEFKDVAAKYLETVYGVEGLNPETEIIHGIGSKPVLAMLPAVFINPGDITIMPVPNYPVLGTLTKWFGGQVVNLPITPENGFFPDIDSLDRETRRKAKLLYLNYPNNPTGACATREFFEKVIKFAKENNVIVVHDAAYAGLMFDGEKPLAFLSIEGAKDVGVELFSLSKAYNMTGWRLAAVAGNELVIKGFATVKDNNDSGQFIAIQKAGIYALEHPEITEKISEKYSRRHNMLVSALNEVGFSARKPKGSFYLYVKAPKGIKGGRRFENAEDFSQYLITEKLISTVPWDDAGSYVRFSVTFIANGIEEEKRVVDEIRSRLSDVEFEF